The Brachybacterium huguangmaarense genome contains a region encoding:
- a CDS encoding WYL domain-containing transcriptional regulator, with protein sequence MPAPRGVERLLNVIMTIGSRRRITRETLFEVIPEYAGATSKEAAERMFERDKAEILQLGLDLRTEVDAWDESVVHYRIARRDDLPALDVTAAEYTVLLAASRAWDETTAGGAARRVRAKLLSLGQDTDPDLVRRTPQGAVESLPVLAPLLEAVTTARTVSFRYRAASGQATERRVEPWIVGVVDGRWYVLGHDLDRDARRLFRASRIESFPRVGGRRTRPVPRDVTLADAISGSGAADDERAEAVLDIVPFKALALRDAAGADVETRRVALPDATRTVARRQVLGAARWVTLERPAAWREELRATFGHIAELHAPAPGDPAELVAASTARPRAAIQARPSSTDHLSRLISEAAYVLSRGEASLAAMAAEFGIDEERLVADLQILFVCGDLGAGWEDLIDVEWEDGWVRVHNADALDGPLRLTAAEVTALLAGLAALSPASGDEASVVASARRKLAALVRDDAAEPDLDLPVTAAEEAADGPVDLSRGERIVADVQRALAGEDRIVIRYSPPDRLGTSVRRIRPVRLETTTGRAYVRAEDETAAGERTFRLDRIVEVVGADEAVDSAAAPADPDRDVPGRAEPSPRPAEAWLRLEPSAAWIAEAFDAAEVRDLADPEPGGVLARLGDPVRSALLDAVMEAAGAAELLAPRDLRDQIVTVAREAECRHRAAEPVG encoded by the coding sequence GTGCCTGCTCCCCGTGGCGTCGAACGCCTGCTCAACGTGATCATGACGATCGGCTCGCGCCGCCGGATCACGCGGGAGACCCTGTTCGAGGTCATCCCCGAGTACGCGGGCGCGACCTCGAAGGAGGCGGCCGAGCGCATGTTCGAGCGGGACAAGGCCGAGATCCTCCAGCTCGGGCTCGACCTGCGGACCGAGGTCGACGCGTGGGACGAGTCGGTCGTCCACTACCGCATCGCGCGCCGCGACGACCTGCCGGCCCTCGACGTCACGGCCGCCGAGTACACGGTGCTGCTCGCCGCCTCGCGCGCGTGGGACGAGACGACCGCCGGGGGAGCGGCCCGCCGCGTGCGCGCGAAGCTGCTGAGCCTGGGCCAGGACACCGACCCCGACCTCGTGCGACGCACGCCCCAGGGGGCCGTCGAGTCCCTGCCGGTGCTCGCCCCGCTGCTCGAGGCCGTCACCACGGCCCGCACCGTGTCCTTCCGCTACCGCGCCGCCTCGGGGCAGGCCACCGAGCGCCGCGTCGAGCCGTGGATCGTGGGCGTCGTGGACGGCCGCTGGTACGTGCTCGGCCACGACCTCGACCGGGACGCCCGCCGGCTCTTCCGGGCCTCGCGCATCGAGTCCTTCCCTCGGGTCGGGGGCCGGCGCACCCGCCCCGTGCCGCGCGACGTGACGCTCGCCGACGCGATCTCGGGGAGCGGCGCCGCCGACGACGAACGCGCCGAGGCGGTCCTCGACATCGTGCCCTTCAAGGCCCTCGCCCTGCGTGACGCCGCGGGGGCCGACGTCGAGACGCGCCGCGTCGCGCTCCCGGACGCCACCCGCACCGTCGCCCGGCGCCAGGTGCTCGGCGCCGCCCGCTGGGTGACCCTCGAGCGCCCCGCGGCGTGGCGCGAGGAGCTCCGCGCGACCTTCGGACACATCGCCGAGCTGCACGCGCCCGCCCCCGGGGACCCGGCCGAGCTCGTCGCCGCCTCCACGGCGCGGCCCCGCGCGGCCATCCAGGCGCGCCCCTCGAGCACCGACCATCTCTCGCGACTGATCTCCGAGGCGGCGTACGTGCTGTCGCGGGGCGAGGCCTCGCTCGCGGCGATGGCCGCGGAGTTCGGCATCGACGAGGAGCGCCTCGTGGCCGACCTGCAGATCCTCTTCGTGTGCGGGGACCTTGGCGCCGGCTGGGAGGACCTCATCGACGTCGAGTGGGAGGACGGCTGGGTGCGCGTGCACAACGCCGACGCCCTCGACGGCCCGCTGCGCCTGACGGCGGCCGAGGTGACGGCGCTGCTCGCGGGGCTGGCCGCCCTGAGCCCCGCCTCGGGCGACGAGGCGAGCGTGGTCGCGAGCGCACGTCGCAAGCTCGCGGCCCTCGTGCGCGACGACGCCGCCGAGCCGGACCTCGACCTTCCCGTGACCGCCGCCGAGGAGGCGGCGGACGGCCCAGTGGACCTGAGCCGCGGCGAGCGCATCGTCGCCGACGTCCAGCGCGCCCTGGCCGGCGAGGACCGGATCGTCATCCGCTACTCGCCCCCCGACCGTCTGGGCACGTCGGTGCGGCGGATCCGACCCGTCCGCCTCGAGACCACCACGGGCCGCGCCTACGTGAGGGCCGAGGACGAGACGGCCGCGGGAGAGCGCACGTTCCGCCTCGACCGGATCGTCGAGGTTGTGGGCGCAGATGAGGCCGTCGACAGCGCCGCAGCACCCGCGGACCCCGACCGCGACGTGCCCGGCCGGGCCGAGCCGAGCCCCCGCCCGGCCGAGGCCTGGCTGCGTCTCGAGCCCTCCGCGGCCTGGATCGCGGAGGCCTTCGACGCCGCCGAGGTGCGGGACCTCGCCGACCCCGAGCCGGGCGGCGTGCTGGCCCGTCTCGGGGATCCCGTGCGCTCGGCGCTGCTCGACGCCGTGATGGAGGCGGCGGGTGCCGCCGAGTTGCTCGCGCCACGCGACCTCAGAGATCAGATCGTGACCGTGGCGCGCGAGGCCGAGTGCCGCCACAGGGCCGCGGAGCCGGTAGGCTGA
- the tatA gene encoding Sec-independent protein translocase subunit TatA: MGALKPWHIIVLVLLVLLLFGAGKLPSLARNVGKSMRIFKSEVEELRGDEKPEDEDDVVDRRPSTTSRDRDADRRDREYDARSEAERERVHARDEDPYRRD; this comes from the coding sequence ATGGGTGCTCTCAAGCCCTGGCACATCATCGTCCTGGTGCTGCTCGTGCTGCTGCTGTTCGGCGCCGGCAAGCTGCCGAGCCTGGCCCGCAACGTCGGCAAGTCGATGCGCATCTTCAAGAGCGAGGTCGAGGAGCTCCGCGGCGACGAGAAGCCGGAGGACGAGGACGACGTCGTCGACCGTCGTCCGTCCACCACGAGCCGTGACCGCGACGCCGACCGCCGCGACCGCGAGTACGACGCCCGCTCCGAGGCCGAGCGCGAGCGGGTGCACGCGCGCGACGAGGACCCCTACCGCCGCGACTGA
- the tatC gene encoding twin-arginine translocase subunit TatC: protein MAREKKRRRPKDPEGRMSLGEHLTELRNRLVWCALTIVALSVVGWFIYPWVFEYLQHPFVEARRLGLKASINFNGVGKGLSAQLAMSAYIGLILSSPMIIFQVWRFVTPGLHKNERRYTLGFFGSAVPLFFIGCTAGYFMMNKAVPILMEFTPKIEGVQQIIDYSDYLTLLVRTVLAFGIAFTLPVVLVLLNFLGILPGRSMLKAWRWVTLVCFAFTAIMVPTPDPFTMIFMALPMVALYFAAVAISIVHDRRRAKALDDIPDDRASVIDDEVEPIEAPSSLDEVDGR from the coding sequence GTGGCGCGTGAGAAGAAGAGGCGCCGCCCCAAGGACCCCGAGGGGCGGATGTCGCTCGGTGAACACCTCACCGAGCTGAGGAACCGGCTCGTCTGGTGCGCACTGACGATCGTCGCGCTCAGCGTCGTCGGCTGGTTCATCTACCCGTGGGTGTTCGAGTATCTGCAGCACCCCTTCGTCGAGGCCCGCAGGCTCGGGCTCAAGGCGAGCATCAACTTCAACGGCGTCGGCAAGGGCCTGAGCGCCCAGCTCGCCATGTCCGCGTACATCGGCCTCATCCTGTCCTCGCCGATGATCATCTTCCAGGTCTGGCGCTTCGTCACGCCCGGCCTGCACAAGAACGAGCGACGCTACACCCTCGGCTTCTTCGGCTCGGCCGTGCCGCTGTTCTTCATCGGCTGCACCGCCGGCTACTTCATGATGAACAAGGCCGTGCCGATCCTCATGGAGTTCACGCCCAAGATCGAGGGCGTCCAGCAGATCATCGACTACAGCGACTACCTGACGCTGCTCGTGCGGACGGTCCTCGCCTTCGGCATCGCCTTCACCCTGCCCGTCGTGCTCGTGCTGCTGAACTTCCTGGGGATCCTGCCCGGCCGCTCGATGCTCAAGGCCTGGCGCTGGGTCACCCTGGTGTGCTTCGCCTTCACCGCGATCATGGTGCCGACGCCGGACCCCTTCACCATGATCTTCATGGCCCTCCCGATGGTCGCCCTGTACTTCGCCGCGGTCGCGATCTCGATCGTGCACGACCGCCGCCGCGCCAAGGCGCTCGACGACATCCCCGATGACCGGGCCTCCGTCATCGACGACGAGGTCGAGCCGATCGAGGCCCCGAGCTCCCTCGACGAGGTGGATGGCCGGTGA
- a CDS encoding diacylglycerol/lipid kinase family protein: MSRLRVGLLTNPTAASGTAHRVGRHVAHLLRLAGISVVDVSGPTAHIAHARAVVLRDTLTALVVVGGDGTISLGADVVAGTPVRLGVVPAGSGNDFARALDLPVGAPEESVRRILQAMSRPVVAIDAIEISSALEDGPPSRSLAVGNLSLGFDALVNARANRARRPGSARYTVSVVQELRRFSPIPYWIEVDGGEREEVDASLLTLCNTGVFGGGMRLVPDARVDDGALRLVTLAGLGRADLVRFFPRVYRGTHTDIAGFDVRRVREITVGLRDGRSLRTYADGDPRALLPVTARVLPGAVRILTELRAPAGSACP, translated from the coding sequence GTGAGTCGACTGCGCGTCGGGCTCCTCACGAACCCCACCGCCGCATCCGGCACCGCACATCGGGTGGGCCGTCACGTCGCCCATCTGCTCCGCCTCGCCGGGATCTCGGTGGTCGACGTGAGCGGACCTACCGCCCACATCGCGCACGCCCGCGCCGTCGTGCTCCGTGACACCCTCACCGCGCTCGTCGTGGTGGGCGGGGACGGCACGATCTCGCTCGGCGCGGACGTCGTCGCCGGCACCCCGGTGCGCCTCGGCGTGGTCCCCGCCGGCTCGGGCAACGACTTCGCCCGTGCCCTCGACCTGCCGGTCGGCGCGCCCGAGGAGTCCGTCCGCCGCATCCTGCAGGCCATGTCCCGCCCCGTCGTCGCGATCGACGCGATCGAGATCTCCTCCGCCCTCGAGGACGGCCCGCCCAGCCGCTCGCTCGCCGTCGGCAACCTCTCGCTCGGCTTCGACGCGCTCGTCAACGCGCGCGCCAACCGCGCCCGCCGCCCGGGCTCCGCCCGCTACACCGTGAGCGTCGTGCAGGAGCTGCGCCGCTTCTCGCCGATCCCGTACTGGATCGAGGTGGACGGGGGAGAGCGCGAGGAGGTCGACGCGTCGCTGCTCACGCTGTGCAACACGGGCGTGTTCGGCGGCGGCATGCGGCTCGTGCCCGATGCGCGCGTCGACGACGGCGCCCTGCGCCTGGTCACCCTGGCCGGCCTCGGCCGCGCCGACCTCGTGCGGTTCTTCCCCCGCGTCTACCGCGGCACGCACACCGACATCGCCGGCTTCGACGTCCGGCGCGTCCGCGAGATCACGGTGGGGCTGCGCGACGGCAGGTCCCTGCGCACGTACGCCGACGGCGACCCCCGCGCGCTGCTGCCCGTCACGGCCCGCGTGCTGCCCGGGGCGGTGCGCATCCTGACCGAGCTCCGGGCGCCCGCCGGATCGGCCTGCCCGTGA
- a CDS encoding DEAD/DEAH box helicase, whose amino-acid sequence MSSPSEQYASWSAQQRLEHTELARFRARFGFDLDPFQVDACSALQDGRSVLVAAPTGAGKTVVGEFAVHLALAAGRKVFYTAPIKALSNQKHAELSAWLGADRVGLLTGDLSLRPEADVVVMTTEVLRNMLYAQSSTLDNLGFVVMDEVHYLADRLRGPVWEEVIIQLPDTVQLVSLSATVSNAEEFGAWLHEVRGTTAVIVSETRPVPLWQHVVVDGELVDLFVDRTGRPVVSHGPGARTERVVNPALEHLPSVRAEIGGHGGSGRSAAGPGRSGRRGTQGRHRRRGHPQRQEAPRGGRPHGGGGALQRAPRRPDLVSLLDDEGLLPAIFFIFSRAGCDAAVRQCTMARLRLTSPEEQRTIRAVLDERLAQIPYEDEDVLQIPAFRRAAENGYAAHHAGMLPMLKTVVEELFAAGLVKAVFATETLALGINMPARSVVLEKLSKFNGVEHADLTPGEYTQLTGRAGRRGIDVEGHAIVVAGPGFDADAVASLASRRTYPLRSAFRPTYNMAVNLLDRYDARTARESLEMSFAQFQADRAVVGLARRARELDDTIEAYAGALRCDRGDIHEYAEIQAAITERERTLARERAAGDRERTRSALRSLRRGEVVALPGGRRQGFAVVVSVDRDTLGGPEALVLTTEGRLRTLRSADVPSPPAVIDTLRIPAPDRLRKPKIRKDTAAALRERLAGRHDDPRESVRRPGRAPSTAARDEELRALRERLREHPCHDCPDLDAHLRWISRIRSVEKDRASVMRRVEGRTSSLARQFDHVCALLTELGYLTGDDEDLHPTESGRRLRRLFSERDLLVAQCLEAGAWSTLDAPALAAMVSTVCYEARRDGVDGAELPADPAFVHALEQTQRLGEQLAAAERRHGLEATAAPDAGIAAIMHRWALGEHYAAAVGATGLPAGDFVRQCRQVIDLLDQLVPLPAIGPVARTAIDRVRRGFVSQEIDL is encoded by the coding sequence GTGAGCTCGCCGTCCGAGCAGTACGCGAGCTGGAGCGCGCAGCAGCGTCTCGAGCACACCGAGCTCGCCCGGTTCCGGGCCCGCTTCGGCTTCGACCTCGACCCCTTCCAGGTGGACGCGTGCAGCGCCCTCCAGGACGGCCGCTCGGTGCTCGTCGCGGCGCCCACCGGTGCCGGCAAGACGGTCGTGGGGGAGTTTGCGGTCCACCTGGCCCTCGCGGCAGGGCGCAAGGTCTTCTACACGGCGCCCATCAAGGCCCTGTCCAACCAGAAGCACGCCGAGCTGTCCGCCTGGCTCGGGGCCGACCGGGTGGGGCTGCTCACGGGCGATCTCTCGCTGCGCCCCGAGGCGGACGTGGTCGTGATGACCACCGAGGTCCTGCGCAACATGCTGTACGCGCAGTCCTCGACCCTCGACAACCTCGGCTTCGTGGTGATGGACGAGGTGCACTACCTCGCCGACCGGCTGCGCGGGCCCGTGTGGGAGGAGGTCATCATCCAGCTGCCGGACACCGTCCAGCTGGTGTCGCTCTCGGCGACGGTATCCAACGCCGAGGAGTTCGGCGCCTGGCTCCACGAGGTCCGCGGCACGACCGCGGTGATCGTCTCGGAGACGCGGCCGGTGCCGCTGTGGCAGCACGTCGTCGTCGACGGCGAGCTCGTGGACCTGTTCGTCGACCGCACCGGGCGTCCCGTCGTGTCCCACGGTCCCGGCGCGCGCACCGAGCGGGTCGTGAACCCGGCGCTCGAGCACCTGCCCTCCGTGCGCGCCGAGATCGGCGGCCACGGCGGATCCGGCCGCTCGGCCGCCGGCCCCGGCCGGTCCGGGCGGCGCGGCACCCAGGGGCGTCACCGCCGTCGCGGGCATCCCCAGCGTCAGGAGGCGCCACGGGGCGGTCGCCCGCACGGCGGGGGAGGAGCGCTCCAGCGGGCGCCGCGGCGCCCCGATCTCGTCTCCCTGCTCGACGACGAGGGCCTCCTGCCCGCGATCTTCTTCATCTTCTCGCGCGCCGGCTGCGACGCCGCCGTGCGCCAGTGCACGATGGCCCGTCTGCGCCTGACGAGCCCCGAGGAGCAGCGCACGATCCGTGCCGTGCTCGACGAGCGGCTCGCCCAGATCCCGTACGAGGACGAGGACGTGCTGCAGATCCCCGCCTTCCGCCGCGCCGCGGAGAACGGCTACGCCGCCCACCACGCGGGCATGCTGCCGATGCTCAAGACGGTCGTCGAGGAGCTGTTCGCGGCCGGCCTCGTCAAGGCGGTGTTCGCGACCGAGACCCTCGCCCTCGGGATCAACATGCCCGCCCGGTCCGTCGTGCTCGAGAAGCTGTCGAAGTTCAACGGCGTCGAGCACGCCGACCTCACGCCGGGGGAGTACACGCAGCTCACGGGCCGCGCCGGGCGTCGCGGCATCGACGTCGAGGGCCATGCGATCGTGGTCGCGGGTCCCGGCTTCGACGCCGACGCGGTCGCGTCGCTCGCCTCGCGCCGCACCTACCCGCTGCGCTCGGCGTTCCGCCCCACCTACAACATGGCGGTCAACCTCCTGGACCGCTACGATGCGCGCACCGCGCGCGAGAGCCTCGAGATGTCCTTCGCGCAGTTCCAGGCCGATCGCGCCGTGGTCGGCCTCGCCCGCCGTGCCCGCGAGCTCGACGACACGATCGAGGCCTACGCGGGCGCTCTGCGCTGCGATCGCGGCGACATCCACGAGTACGCCGAGATCCAGGCCGCGATCACCGAGCGCGAGAGGACGCTGGCCCGGGAGCGCGCCGCGGGGGACCGCGAGCGCACCCGCTCGGCCCTGCGCTCGCTGCGGCGCGGCGAGGTCGTCGCCCTGCCAGGCGGGAGGCGCCAGGGCTTCGCGGTCGTGGTCTCGGTGGATCGCGACACCCTGGGCGGCCCCGAGGCTCTCGTGCTGACCACCGAGGGCCGTCTGCGCACGCTCCGCTCCGCCGACGTGCCGAGCCCCCCTGCCGTGATCGACACCCTGCGCATCCCCGCGCCCGACCGGCTGCGCAAGCCCAAGATCCGCAAGGACACGGCGGCCGCGCTGCGCGAGCGCCTCGCCGGGCGCCACGACGACCCGCGCGAGTCGGTGCGCCGTCCCGGTCGCGCCCCGTCGACGGCGGCCCGCGACGAGGAGCTGCGCGCGCTGCGGGAGCGTCTGCGCGAGCACCCGTGCCACGACTGCCCCGACCTCGACGCCCACCTCCGCTGGATCTCGCGCATCCGCTCCGTCGAGAAGGACCGCGCGTCCGTCATGCGACGCGTCGAGGGGCGCACCTCGAGCCTCGCGCGCCAGTTCGACCACGTGTGCGCGCTCCTGACCGAGCTCGGCTATCTCACGGGCGACGACGAGGACCTCCACCCCACCGAGAGCGGGCGCCGCCTGCGCCGCCTGTTCTCCGAGCGCGACCTCCTCGTGGCCCAGTGCCTCGAGGCGGGCGCCTGGTCGACCCTCGACGCGCCCGCCCTCGCGGCGATGGTCTCGACCGTCTGCTACGAGGCGCGACGCGACGGCGTCGACGGCGCCGAGCTGCCCGCGGACCCCGCCTTCGTCCATGCGCTCGAGCAGACCCAGCGGCTGGGCGAGCAGCTCGCCGCCGCGGAGCGCCGCCACGGCCTCGAGGCCACGGCCGCGCCCGACGCGGGCATCGCCGCGATCATGCACCGCTGGGCCCTCGGGGAGCACTACGCGGCCGCCGTCGGCGCCACCGGCCTGCCCGCCGGCGACTTCGTGCGCCAGTGCCGGCAGGTCATCGACCTGCTGGACCAGCTCGTCCCCCTTCCCGCCATCGGGCCCGTCGCCCGCACCGCCATCGACCGCGTCCGCCGCGGCTTCGTCTCCCAGGAGATCGACCTGTGA